A single genomic interval of Saccharothrix saharensis harbors:
- a CDS encoding 4-coumarate--CoA ligase family protein, which produces MVFRSPFPDVAVPDVTLHELLFADLGERADRVALVDGTSGASLTYRQLAGAVDRLAAALAARGIGKGDVVGILSPNTPYYAVVFHGILRAGATATTINALYTADEVGHQLRDAGAKMLFTVSVLLPNAAPGAEKAGISDVVVLDAADGYPSLSSLLANTEPVPEVVIDPARDVAVLPYSSGTTGRAKGVMLTHRNLVANIVQCGPLLKIGESTKILAVLPFFHIYGMQVLMNNGLHVGATVVTLPKFDLPEFLRVIQDHRTDRVYIAPPVAVALAKHPLVDQYDLSGIDTIFSGAAPLDVDLAAAVAERLGCRVSQGYGMTEMSPVSHAIPDGRDDISVGTVGVIAPNMECRFVDPATGEDVGVGERGELWCRGPNVMKGYLNNPEATAATLDDEGWLHTGDVAVIDENGLVSIVDRVKELIKYKGYQVPPAELEALLLTHPEIADAAVVGVRDDEGEEVPKAFVVRQPGAALDESAVMAFVASQVAPHKKVRVVEFIDAIPKSASGKILRKDLRAREVR; this is translated from the coding sequence ATGGTCTTCCGCAGTCCGTTCCCCGACGTCGCGGTCCCGGACGTCACGCTGCACGAGTTGCTGTTCGCCGACCTCGGCGAGCGCGCCGACCGGGTCGCCCTGGTCGACGGCACCTCGGGCGCGTCGCTGACGTACCGCCAACTGGCCGGGGCGGTCGACCGCCTGGCCGCCGCGCTGGCCGCCAGGGGGATCGGCAAGGGCGACGTCGTCGGCATCCTCAGCCCGAACACCCCGTACTACGCCGTCGTGTTCCACGGCATCCTGCGCGCGGGCGCCACCGCGACCACCATCAACGCCCTCTACACGGCGGACGAGGTCGGGCACCAGCTCCGCGACGCCGGCGCGAAGATGCTGTTCACGGTGTCCGTGCTGCTGCCCAACGCCGCGCCGGGCGCGGAGAAGGCGGGCATCTCCGACGTGGTCGTGCTGGACGCGGCCGACGGCTACCCCAGCCTGTCGTCGCTGCTGGCGAACACCGAGCCGGTGCCCGAGGTGGTGATCGACCCGGCGCGGGACGTGGCCGTGCTGCCCTACTCGTCCGGCACGACCGGCCGGGCGAAGGGCGTGATGCTGACGCACCGCAACCTGGTGGCGAACATCGTCCAGTGCGGACCGCTGCTCAAGATCGGCGAGAGCACGAAGATCCTCGCCGTGCTGCCGTTCTTCCACATCTACGGCATGCAGGTGCTGATGAACAACGGCCTGCACGTCGGCGCGACCGTGGTGACGCTGCCGAAGTTCGACCTGCCCGAGTTCCTGCGGGTGATCCAGGACCACCGCACCGACCGCGTCTACATCGCGCCGCCGGTCGCCGTGGCGCTGGCCAAGCACCCGCTGGTCGACCAGTACGACCTGTCCGGCATCGACACGATCTTCTCCGGCGCCGCGCCGCTGGACGTCGACCTCGCGGCGGCCGTGGCCGAGCGCCTGGGCTGCCGCGTCTCGCAGGGCTACGGGATGACCGAGATGAGCCCGGTCAGCCACGCCATCCCGGACGGCCGCGACGACATCTCCGTCGGCACGGTGGGCGTCATCGCGCCCAACATGGAGTGCCGCTTCGTGGACCCGGCCACCGGCGAGGACGTCGGCGTCGGCGAGCGCGGCGAGCTGTGGTGCCGCGGCCCGAACGTGATGAAGGGCTACCTGAACAACCCCGAAGCCACCGCCGCCACGCTCGACGACGAGGGCTGGCTGCACACCGGCGACGTCGCCGTGATCGACGAGAACGGCCTGGTCAGCATCGTGGACCGGGTCAAGGAGCTGATCAAGTACAAGGGCTACCAGGTCCCGCCCGCCGAGCTGGAGGCACTGCTGCTGACCCACCCGGAGATCGCCGACGCGGCGGTGGTCGGCGTGCGCGACGACGAGGGCGAGGAGGTGCCGAAGGCCTTCGTCGTCCGCCAGCCGGGCGCGGCACTGGACGAGTCCGCCGTGATGGCGTTCGTGGCCTCCCAGGTCGCACCGCACAAGAAGGTGCGGGTGGTGGAGTTCATCGACGCGATCCCGAAGTCCGCCTCCGGCAAGATCCTCCGCAAGGACCTCCGCGCCCGCGAGGTGCGTTGA
- a CDS encoding DUF4349 domain-containing protein produces the protein MGRRVGLVVAAFAVAALAGCGAGGSAGSSADQAAAPAPAQDNAQRGGAPPKQESAGEAQRAGTSAQQNRQLVRTATVELRAPDSDAVLARVKDLVIAEGGYSSQERSQTGRASVTVKVPGDRLDPVMESIGELEGVEVGRRELQTEDVTEQVVDIEARLANQRASVERVRGLLDRATTTAEITDIEAELTSRQSELESLQRRYEALKGQTAMATLTVSISETGEPVAVAEEDDFLDAFAGGWKALVEAFSWLLVVLGAVLPFAVVLGLPTVGYLWWRRRRKATVAAASTSTP, from the coding sequence ATGGGCAGACGGGTGGGGCTGGTGGTCGCCGCTTTCGCGGTGGCGGCACTGGCGGGGTGCGGTGCCGGCGGCTCGGCGGGGTCGTCCGCCGACCAGGCGGCGGCGCCCGCTCCGGCGCAGGACAACGCGCAGCGCGGCGGCGCGCCGCCGAAGCAGGAGTCCGCGGGTGAGGCGCAGCGGGCGGGCACGTCGGCGCAGCAGAACCGGCAGCTCGTGCGCACGGCGACGGTCGAGCTGCGCGCGCCGGACTCCGACGCGGTGCTGGCGCGGGTCAAGGACCTCGTGATCGCCGAGGGCGGGTACTCGTCGCAGGAGCGGTCGCAAACCGGTCGGGCGTCGGTGACGGTGAAGGTGCCCGGCGACCGGCTCGACCCCGTGATGGAGTCGATCGGCGAGCTGGAGGGCGTCGAGGTCGGCCGCCGGGAGCTGCAGACCGAGGACGTCACCGAGCAGGTCGTGGACATCGAGGCCCGGCTGGCCAACCAGCGGGCCAGCGTGGAGCGGGTGCGCGGGTTGCTGGACCGCGCCACGACCACGGCCGAGATCACCGACATCGAGGCCGAGCTGACCTCGCGGCAGTCCGAGCTGGAGTCGCTGCAACGCCGGTACGAGGCGCTCAAGGGCCAGACCGCGATGGCGACGCTGACCGTGTCGATCTCCGAGACCGGCGAGCCCGTGGCCGTGGCGGAGGAGGACGACTTCCTCGACGCGTTCGCGGGCGGCTGGAAGGCGCTGGTGGAGGCGTTCTCGTGGCTGCTGGTGGTGCTGGGCGCCGTGCTGCCGTTCGCCGTGGTGCTGGGGCTGCCGACGGTGGGCTACCTCTGGTGGCGGCGGCGTCGGAAGGCGACCGTCGCGGCCGCGTCGACGAGCACGCCGTAG